In Desulfosporosinus youngiae DSM 17734, the genomic stretch TATGACATGGGCAAGAAGGCTTTCCCATCCGGCAGTACTTGGGGAATTGCTGTTGTGACGGTGGCTCTGCTTTATCTGGCTAATATCCACCCGGCCTTTATTATCGTAGTATCGATGTTGTTTGGTTGGGTAGTATATGGCAGAACAAAAAAAGCCTGAGAATTGACTGGAACGCTGCCGGTGACTTGACCTTTGAGCAGAAAATAGGCAAGATTAATCTAAACGTCCATTTGATGAGTATAGCTAAACGAGTAGGAGGGGTACGGATGAACGAATGCGTATTTTGTACACTGCCGGAGGAGGTTAACCTCGTTGAGAACGAATTAGTACGGGCATTTTATGACAAGTATCCAGTCAGCGAAGGACACGTTCTTATTGTTCCCAAAAAGCATGCTTCAAGTTTCTTTGAGGCAACTGCGGAAGAAATGGCTAGTGTCGGTGAGCTTCTCACTAAGGTTAAAGCATTGTTAGATGAACGGTTTCATCCTGATGGCTATAATGTAGGAGTTAATGTAGGGAGTGCCGCCGGACAAACGGTTTTTCACTGGCATATGCATGTTATCCCTCGCTATAAGGGAGACGCCGGAACTGTGAGGTGGCATTCTTAGAATGATCAACCGGGAAAGATTGCTGGCCGAGTTTTTGGAACTCATCCGAATTGATTCTCCGACCAAAAATGAGCGTGAAGTGGCGGATGTACTTAAAAATCGTTTGCAAAGTTTAGGTCTCATAGTATCAGAAGATAATGTGGGACAAACAATTGGCGGTAACTGCGGCAATGTTTTTGCTTATTTAAAAGGTAATCTGCCCAAGGCTCCGATCATTCTATTTTCGGCCCATATGGATACGGTAGATCCCTGCCTTAATATTGAGCCGGTGCTTCACGAAGGAGTGATTACTTCGGCTGGGCAGACGATCTTAGGGGCGGATGACAAATCAGGGATCGCCCCAATTTTGGAAGCCTTAAGAACAATCAAGGAACAAGCCATTCCCCATGGCGATATTCAGGTTGTTTTTAGTGTAGCAGAAGAAGGGGGTCTCAAGGGCGCCAAGAACCTGGACGAAACCCTGCTGAAAGCCGACCTGGGATTTGTCATGGATTGTGTTGGCGGACCGGGGGAAATCATCCTTGCGGCCCCGGGGCAGGATCGTCTTAATGTGATGATCAAAGGCAGGGCGGCTCATGCCGGTTTTGCTCCGGAAGAGGGTATCAGCTCAATTGTCGTCGCTGCCAAGGCCATCTCAAGTATGCCCGTAGGCAGAATTGATGAGGAAACGACAGCAAATATCGGAACGATTCAGGGCGGCATAGCCACGAATATAGTGGCCGACAGAGTTGACATAGCATGTGAATCAAGAAGCAGAGATTTGGCAAAGCTGGAACGTCAAACGGCTCAGATGTATGAAATTTTTCAGCGCTGTGCCGAGGAAATGGGCGCTGTGGCAGAAATCGAAGTTCTCCGGTTATATGAACCATTTACCTTATCTGAGGACTCCCAAGTGGTAGCTGTTGCCAAGCAGGCAGCAATGGCTGCCGGGCTGCAAGTAACGACCGGGGTAACCGGCGGAGGCAGTGATGCCAATTACTATAACCTCTATGGTGTACCCTGCGCTGTTTTGGGAACCGGAATGCAAAAGCCCCATACCACAGAGGAATGGATTGAAGAAGAGGATTTATACCGGACAGCGAATCTGCTGATCGAGATTATTAAGGTTGCAGCGAAGCTTGAGAAGAGCCAGTAACATAGAGAGCTTATGTAAGGGACGTTTAAAGACCACGGGAGAGTTCCAAGCGGACTTTCCCGGTTTGTTTTTGTTAAAACATAATGAACATAACAAAGGGCTGTCTCAAAGAAAAAAGGACCTTGTAAAACAGAGTTAGTTTAAGTTTGGCTATAAGCCTCTTTTTCTAACTGTCTATTTTACAGGGTCTATTTTAGTTTGAGACAGCCTCTTGTTTTTAGTAAATAGACCAGTTTGGGGAAAACTAAGGTTAGATAAACTAAGCGAGGTGGATGAAATTTGACAATGGATTATAGTGAGAACGGTCATTCAAATCATAGACAGGCAGAGTGTGAGTGGATGGTTCAAACACAAATCATGAGCCGGGACATTAGGGATGAAGCGGTTCTTAACAGTATGCTTATGGTTCCGCGGCACAGATTTGTCCGGGAAGATAGACAAGAATACGCCTACTACGACACAGCTTTGGAAATAGAGGCAGAGCAAACCATCAGTCAGCCGTATATGGTCGCCTTAATGGCGCAGGCCTTAGAGTTAAAAGCAAGTGATAAAGTGTTGGAAATTGGAACCGGTTCCGGTTATTCCGCCGCAATACTTTCTCGAATAGCTACGAACATCTTTACAATTGAGCGGCATGCCCTGCTCGCAGATCTTGCCAAAGAGAGATTCAGGAAGCTGGGTTATGGAAATATTGAGGTATGTGTCGGCGACGGTACACTTGGATGGCCGGAAAGAGCGCCCTTCGATGGGATTCTGGTCACGGCGGGAGGACCGGCGATACCAGACACTTTAGTAGGTCAATTAGCTTTTGGGGGCCGAATTGTAATTCCGGTTGGGGATAAGGGAGAACAGCATTTGCTGCGGGTTAGAAGAATGATGTCTGGCGAATTAATCCAAGAGGATTTAGGAACGGTACGTTTTGTCCCCCTGATAGGGGCAAAGGGCTGGAGTGGGCCAAATGGAAACTTAAGTTAAACCCCTTTACTGGTCTTTTTTTGATATAATAAGGACAGCTTATTAAGTACATTACTTTAAGGAGATGTTTGTTATTATGATCGAAAAGGCCTTGGAGGTATTGCAGAGGTATTTCGGGTATACTCAATTTCGAGATGGCCAGCAAAAAGTGATTTTAAGCTTACTCCAAGGCTCGGATACTTTGGCAATTATGCCGACAGGTGCAGGGAAATCACTGGCTTATCAAATCCCGGCGCTTTTGTCCGAGGGGACAACTCTCGTCATTTCCCCTTTGATTTCCTTAATGAAAGATCAAGTGGATGCTCTGGAGCAATATGGGGTCCCGGCAACCTTTATTAATAGTTCACTGACCTTCAATGAAGTCAGGTCGCGGATTGGGCGCGCTGCAGCCGGAAAGTATAAGCTTTTGTATGTTGCACCTGAACGCTTGGAAGCGGACAGTTTTCGCGGCCTTTTGGAGACACTGAACGTCTCCTTTTTGGCGATCGATGAAGCTCATTGTGTTTCTCAGTGGGGGCATGATTTTCGACCGAGTTACCTTCACCTGGGGCCCTTCCTGAAATCCCTTCCCCGGAAACCCCTGATCGGAGCATTCACGGCAACAGCAACTGAAGAGGTCCAATCCGATATCATCCGGCTGTTGGAGTTGAAGAAACCAAAGGTGTTTGTGACGGGTTTTGATCGTCCGAATCTTACGTTTTCTACGCTTCGTGGAGAAAACAAGAAGGATTTTGTTCTTGAATATACCAAAGCACATGCAGATCAGCCGGGGATTATTTATGCCGGAACCCGTAAAGAAGTGGACAATCTCCAGAACTTTTTAACGAAAAGCGGCTTAAAGGCTGGAAAATATCACGCCGGTATGAGTGATGAAGACCGCAAAAGAAGTCAGGATGATTTTCTCTTTGATGAAATCACGGTTATGGTGGCTACCAATGCCTTTGGCATGGGTATCGATAAATCCAACGTACGCTATGTGATTCATTATAATATGCCGAAAAATATGGAAGCCTACTACCAGGAGGCGGGGCGTGCCGGTCGTGACGGAGAACCGGGGGAGTGTCTTTTGTTGTTTTCTCCCCAGGATGTTGTGTTGCAGAGATACCTGATTGAACAGACCGTTTTTCAGCCGGAACGGAAAATGAATGAGCTAAAGAAACTTCAAGGGATGGTTGATTATTGTCATACCCCAAGGTGCTTGCGCAAGACGATTTTAGAGTATTTTGGGGAAGAAGATGTAGTGGAGGAATGCGGTAACTGCAGCAGCTGCAACGATGAGCGCGAAACTGTCGATATTACGGTAGAAGCTCAAAAGATATTTTCTTGTATTTATCGGATGCGGGAACGTTTTGGCATAGCCTTGGTAGCAGAGGTATTAAAGGGATCGCGCAAAGCTAAGATCAGAGAGCTTCGCTTTGATGAACTTTCAACTCATGGAATTATGCAGGAGGTTGCGCTGCAGGAAATCAAAGATCTTATTAACTATTTGGTGGCTGAGGGCTATTTGCAATTGACGAATGGAGAATACCCGGTGGTAAAACTCCTGCCCAATGCAGTTTCTGTACTGAAAGGAAAAGCGAAGGTTACTCGAAAAGTATCACCTAAGCCTGCTCGGGAAAAGTCGGAAGAGGTTAGTTTATTTGATCAACTGCGTGCCTTGCGCAGAGAAATAGCCCTGCGCGAAAATCTTCCGCCCTACATGATTTTTGCCGATAGCACTTTACGAGAGATGGCTCAAGTCTGTCCGATTAATCACCGGGCAATGATTCGGATCAGCGGGGTTGGAGAGCGGAAGTTAGAAAAATACGGAGATGAATTTTTGGAAGCGATCAGAAAGTTTGCATTTCCCGGCTCGGAAAATCTTCCTGTAAAAAGTAATCAACCCCTAGAGACAAGCGCTCATGAGCTGGAAAGTAAAGCTTGCCGGGAAACCATTAGTTCTGAGATTTCATCTTCTGAGAAAGTTTCCAGTCATCTGCAAACGTTTATGATGTACCGAGAAGGGTATTCTCTGGAGGATATTGCGAAAATGAGGAAAGTTACCCCTATTACGGTACAGAATCATTTTGTACGCTGTAGTATGGACGGACATGCAGTTCCATGGGATGATTTTATTCCCAGCGAGCAAGAGGCGCATATTTTAGAAGCGATTCAGCAAGTGGGAGGAGAAAAATTACGACCTATTAAAGATCTTCTGCCGGATGAGGTGGAGTGGTTTACCATCAGAGCTGTTTTGGAAAAGCACAAGATAATCGGAAATCAAGCTTAGGGTAATACTTAGTTGTGGCTAAGAATTTAATAAGGCAATGTTGCCGTATGAAGATATTATCGAATCCTTCCTTTACACAATTGTGCGGGAAGGATTTGCAATACTTCCTAGCGCCATTGAAATAAAAGCAATTAACGTAAATTAGCGTCGATAAATATTGACCTTAATATATAAATGTGATACTATAACCGACGTCACTCTTAGGGGCAAAATCTTCGAGAAAAATCTCGAAAGAAAGAAAATAAGTGTTGACAGTAAAGTCCTGAAATGGTATTATAACTGAGTGCCGCGAGATACATGCCGATTAAAAAACTAATAGATATTATCTTGAGTTTTTGGATCGAATCAAATCGAAATTAGCTATTGACAATGTAAGTTGTAAATGCTAACGTATGATTCTGTCTCTTGGGGACATAAGCATGGTCTTTGAAAACTAAACAACAAGGACAGCCAATGAGAGGAATTCTATAGAATTCCGCAAGAGTTTCGAAAGAAACATGAGTCAATCATCTTCTTCAAGTGAGAAGTGAAATAACTTTTTTTGGAGAGTTTGATCCTGGCTCAGGACGAACGCTGGCGGCGTGCCTAACACATGCAAGTCGAACGGAGACTTTCGAAGAGTTTACTTAGAGAAAGTCTTAGTGGCGGACGGGTGAGTAACGCGTGGGTAACCTACCCATAAAGCCGGGACAACCCTTGGAAACGAGGGCTAATACCGGATAATCTTAAGATGTGGCATCACGACTTAAGGAAAGATGGCCTCTGTATATGCTATCGATTATGGATGGACCCGCGTCTGATTAGCTGGTTGGTGGGGTAAAGGCCTACCAAGGCGACGATCAGTAGCCGGCCTGAGAGGGTGAACGGCCACACTGGGACTGAGACACGGCCCAGACTCCTACGGGAGGCAGCAGTGGGGAATCTTCCGCAATGGACGAAAGTCTGACGGAGCAACGCCGCGTGTATGATGAAGGTCTTCGGATTGTAAAGTACTGTCTTTGGGGAAGAACGGTGAGGTTGAAAATATTGATTTCACATGAC encodes the following:
- a CDS encoding M20/M25/M40 family metallo-hydrolase, producing the protein MINRERLLAEFLELIRIDSPTKNEREVADVLKNRLQSLGLIVSEDNVGQTIGGNCGNVFAYLKGNLPKAPIILFSAHMDTVDPCLNIEPVLHEGVITSAGQTILGADDKSGIAPILEALRTIKEQAIPHGDIQVVFSVAEEGGLKGAKNLDETLLKADLGFVMDCVGGPGEIILAAPGQDRLNVMIKGRAAHAGFAPEEGISSIVVAAKAISSMPVGRIDEETTANIGTIQGGIATNIVADRVDIACESRSRDLAKLERQTAQMYEIFQRCAEEMGAVAEIEVLRLYEPFTLSEDSQVVAVAKQAAMAAGLQVTTGVTGGGSDANYYNLYGVPCAVLGTGMQKPHTTEEWIEEEDLYRTANLLIEIIKVAAKLEKSQ
- a CDS encoding protein-L-isoaspartate(D-aspartate) O-methyltransferase yields the protein MDYSENGHSNHRQAECEWMVQTQIMSRDIRDEAVLNSMLMVPRHRFVREDRQEYAYYDTALEIEAEQTISQPYMVALMAQALELKASDKVLEIGTGSGYSAAILSRIATNIFTIERHALLADLAKERFRKLGYGNIEVCVGDGTLGWPERAPFDGILVTAGGPAIPDTLVGQLAFGGRIVIPVGDKGEQHLLRVRRMMSGELIQEDLGTVRFVPLIGAKGWSGPNGNLS
- the recQ gene encoding DNA helicase RecQ, which translates into the protein MIEKALEVLQRYFGYTQFRDGQQKVILSLLQGSDTLAIMPTGAGKSLAYQIPALLSEGTTLVISPLISLMKDQVDALEQYGVPATFINSSLTFNEVRSRIGRAAAGKYKLLYVAPERLEADSFRGLLETLNVSFLAIDEAHCVSQWGHDFRPSYLHLGPFLKSLPRKPLIGAFTATATEEVQSDIIRLLELKKPKVFVTGFDRPNLTFSTLRGENKKDFVLEYTKAHADQPGIIYAGTRKEVDNLQNFLTKSGLKAGKYHAGMSDEDRKRSQDDFLFDEITVMVATNAFGMGIDKSNVRYVIHYNMPKNMEAYYQEAGRAGRDGEPGECLLLFSPQDVVLQRYLIEQTVFQPERKMNELKKLQGMVDYCHTPRCLRKTILEYFGEEDVVEECGNCSSCNDERETVDITVEAQKIFSCIYRMRERFGIALVAEVLKGSRKAKIRELRFDELSTHGIMQEVALQEIKDLINYLVAEGYLQLTNGEYPVVKLLPNAVSVLKGKAKVTRKVSPKPAREKSEEVSLFDQLRALRREIALRENLPPYMIFADSTLREMAQVCPINHRAMIRISGVGERKLEKYGDEFLEAIRKFAFPGSENLPVKSNQPLETSAHELESKACRETISSEISSSEKVSSHLQTFMMYREGYSLEDIAKMRKVTPITVQNHFVRCSMDGHAVPWDDFIPSEQEAHILEAIQQVGGEKLRPIKDLLPDEVEWFTIRAVLEKHKIIGNQA
- a CDS encoding HIT family protein, yielding MNECVFCTLPEEVNLVENELVRAFYDKYPVSEGHVLIVPKKHASSFFEATAEEMASVGELLTKVKALLDERFHPDGYNVGVNVGSAAGQTVFHWHMHVIPRYKGDAGTVRWHS